In the genome of Vicia villosa cultivar HV-30 ecotype Madison, WI linkage group LG7, Vvil1.0, whole genome shotgun sequence, one region contains:
- the LOC131618631 gene encoding uncharacterized protein LOC131618631, translated as MDALKSVLTLLIYGQVLFHRCDKVVDRAAIKIFLSNNHVPTLLGDLLHSIDARVTKRRGCVLGCIPLLHKWLISHLPRSAIKNEEGLTWIQRIMRLSYDDVIWYPKEFERVLLFDRCGEFPNVPLLGTQGGITYNPVLARHQFGFALKDKPRSIYLSSESFDYGSGTTGKKNRFIKAWYEVKKVGARDLGTRIHTPSDLYFKWIYDRVVEFGIPYPSDTPVVPRITPPEVHIELEPYVPAPNEDLATTVAQLRQEKADLEKRLHEVEAEKAVLVANAEE; from the coding sequence ATGGATGCCTTGAAAAGTGTTCTAACTTTGCTGATATATGGGCAAGTTCTGTTTCACCGttgcgacaaagttgttgatagggctgctatCAAAATTTTCCTTAGCAATAATCACGTTCCTACTCTACTCggtgatttattgcattccatTGATGCCAGAGTGACAAAGAGACGAGGTTGTGTTCTAGGATGCATTCCCCTTCTGCATAAGTGGTTAATTTCTCACTTACCCCGATCagcaataaagaatgaagaaggtttgacttggattcagAGGATTATGAGACTGTCGTACGATGATGTCATTTGGTATCCAAAGGAGTTCGAAAGAGTTCTGTTGTTTGATCGTTGTGGagagttccctaatgtgcctcttcttggcaCCCAAGGGGGAATTACTTATAATCCTGTacttgctcgacatcagtttggttttgctttgaaagataagCCTCGCTCTATATATCTTAGCTCGGAAAGTTTCGACTATGGTTCAGGTACAACCGGAAAGAAGAATCgcttcattaaagcttggtacgAAGTAAAAAAGGTAGGTGCAAGAGATTTGGGAACAAGGATCCATACTCCTTCAGATCTTtactttaaatggatttatgaccgagtcgtCGAGTTTGGCATACCATATCCATCTGACACACCTGTTGTTCCAAGGATCACTCCTCCAGAGGTTCACATAGAATTGGAGCCTTATGTACCCGCCCCAAATGAAGACCTTGCTACCACAGTTGCTCAACTAAGAcaagaaaaggctgatcttgaAAAGCGTCTACATGAGGTTGAGGCAGAAAAAGCAGTATTAGTGGCTAATGCTGAAGAATGA